Proteins from a single region of Hypomesus transpacificus isolate Combined female chromosome 9, fHypTra1, whole genome shotgun sequence:
- the LOC124471683 gene encoding class E basic helix-loop-helix protein 40-like isoform X3, translating to MERIPSAQPPPCLSKHQSAELSEMQGMDFPMYVYKPRRGMKRGEESKQETYKLPHRLIEKKRRDRINECIAQLKDLLPEHLKLTTLGHLEKAVVLELTLKHVKALTSLLEQQQQKILALQSGMQIDQPPPSQEKNEEMFRSGFHLCAKEVLQYLANQEADSDLTPSRMINHLHKVAAEVLQGPVRPRTPLDPRAEEPAHHHHPAPKEKLAGAMAPKPSEGHGRNCVPVIQRAYAQAGSEQSGNDTDTDSGYGGELEKGDAGAARPSYYGQENELKRALGERRGAVKQEDNEPCHKRQRVESSEDESLSGGESSSSSSSSGHSSYMSMSPHQAAAPHPLCMPFYLIPPSAAAYLPMLEKCWYPGAMPMLYPGLGASATGMASKRPAQLMMSPRGGSPAPLRSQTPVDSPALLQALKQGDRYR from the exons ATGGAACGGATTCCTAGTGCGCAACCTCCTCCTTGTTTGTCCAAACACCAGTCGGCAGAGCTGTCCGAAATGCAAGG GATGGATTTCCCAATGTATGTATATAAACCCAGACGAGGaatgaaaagaggagaggaaagcaag CAGGAGACATACAAACTGCCTCACAGACTCATTGAGAAGAAAAGGCGTGACAGGATAAACGAGTGCATTGCTCAGCTGAAAGACTTATTGCCAGAACACCTGAAACTCACG ACTCTTGGCCATCTGGAGAAGGCTGTGGTTTTAGAGCTGACGCTGAAGCATGTGAAAGCCCTCACCTCGCTgctggagcagcagcagcagaagatCCTCGCTCTGCAGAGTGGCATGCAAATTG ACCAGCCACCCCCCAGCCAGGAGAAGAACGAGGAGATGTTCCGCTCTGGCTTCCACCTGTGTGCAAAGGAGGTTCTCCAGTACCTGGCCAATCAAGAGGCTGACAGTGATCTGACACCCAGCCGTATGATCAACCACCTGCACAAGGTTGCTGCTGAGGTCCTCCAGGGTCCAGTCCGCCCCAGGACCCCGCTCGACCCCAGAGCTGAGGAGcctgcccaccaccaccaccctgcccccaaGGAGAAGCTGGCAGGGGCAATGGCACCCAAGCCCAGTGAGGGTCATGGCAGAAATTGTGTGCCTGTCATTCAGCGCGCCTACGCGCAGGCAGGGAGTGAGCAGAGCGGgaatgacacagacacagacagtggcTATGGTGGTGAGCTGGAGAAAGGCGATGCCGGGGCAGCAAGACCCTCTTACTACGGGCAGGAGAATGAGTTAAAGAGGGCACTTGGCGAGAGGCGGGGGGCCGTAAAGCAGGAAGACAACGAGCCATGCCACAAACGCCAGCGCGTGGAGTCGTCTGAAGACGAGTCTCTGTCGGGCGGGgagtcttcatcctcctcttcctccagcggCCACAGCAGCTACATGAGCATGTCCCCCCACCAGGCCGCtgcaccccaccccctctgcaTGCCATTCTACCTCATCCCCCCCTCAGCCGCCGCCTACCTGCCCATGCTGGAGAAGTGTTGGTACCCAGGGGCCATGCCCATGCTCTACCCCGGCCTAGGGGCCTCTGCAACGGGCATGGCCAGCAAGAGGCCTGCCCAGCTCATGATGTCCCCACGGGGGGGCTCTCCTGCCCCTCTGCGATCCCAGACCCCTGTGGACTCCCCTGCCCTACTCCAGGCACTAAAGCAG GGAGACAGATACCGGTAG
- the LOC124471683 gene encoding class E basic helix-loop-helix protein 40-like isoform X1, producing the protein MERIPSAQPPPCLSKHQSAELSEMQGMDFPMYVYKPRRGMKRGEESKQETYKLPHRLIEKKRRDRINECIAQLKDLLPEHLKLTTLGHLEKAVVLELTLKHVKALTSLLEQQQQKILALQSGMQIDQPPPSQEKNEEMFRSGFHLCAKEVLQYLANQEADSDLTPSRMINHLHKVAAEVLQGPVRPRTPLDPRAEEPAHHHHPAPKEKLAGAMAPKPSEGHGRNCVPVIQRAYAQAGSEQSGNDTDTDSGYGGELEKGDAGAARPSYYGQENELKRALGERRGAVKQEDNEPCHKRQRVESSEDESLSGGESSSSSSSSGHSSYMSMSPHQAAAPHPLCMPFYLIPPSAAAYLPMLEKCWYPGAMPMLYPGLGASATGMASKRPAQLMMSPRGGSPAPLRSQTPVDSPALLQALKQVPLLNLETKD; encoded by the exons ATGGAACGGATTCCTAGTGCGCAACCTCCTCCTTGTTTGTCCAAACACCAGTCGGCAGAGCTGTCCGAAATGCAAGG GATGGATTTCCCAATGTATGTATATAAACCCAGACGAGGaatgaaaagaggagaggaaagcaag CAGGAGACATACAAACTGCCTCACAGACTCATTGAGAAGAAAAGGCGTGACAGGATAAACGAGTGCATTGCTCAGCTGAAAGACTTATTGCCAGAACACCTGAAACTCACG ACTCTTGGCCATCTGGAGAAGGCTGTGGTTTTAGAGCTGACGCTGAAGCATGTGAAAGCCCTCACCTCGCTgctggagcagcagcagcagaagatCCTCGCTCTGCAGAGTGGCATGCAAATTG ACCAGCCACCCCCCAGCCAGGAGAAGAACGAGGAGATGTTCCGCTCTGGCTTCCACCTGTGTGCAAAGGAGGTTCTCCAGTACCTGGCCAATCAAGAGGCTGACAGTGATCTGACACCCAGCCGTATGATCAACCACCTGCACAAGGTTGCTGCTGAGGTCCTCCAGGGTCCAGTCCGCCCCAGGACCCCGCTCGACCCCAGAGCTGAGGAGcctgcccaccaccaccaccctgcccccaaGGAGAAGCTGGCAGGGGCAATGGCACCCAAGCCCAGTGAGGGTCATGGCAGAAATTGTGTGCCTGTCATTCAGCGCGCCTACGCGCAGGCAGGGAGTGAGCAGAGCGGgaatgacacagacacagacagtggcTATGGTGGTGAGCTGGAGAAAGGCGATGCCGGGGCAGCAAGACCCTCTTACTACGGGCAGGAGAATGAGTTAAAGAGGGCACTTGGCGAGAGGCGGGGGGCCGTAAAGCAGGAAGACAACGAGCCATGCCACAAACGCCAGCGCGTGGAGTCGTCTGAAGACGAGTCTCTGTCGGGCGGGgagtcttcatcctcctcttcctccagcggCCACAGCAGCTACATGAGCATGTCCCCCCACCAGGCCGCtgcaccccaccccctctgcaTGCCATTCTACCTCATCCCCCCCTCAGCCGCCGCCTACCTGCCCATGCTGGAGAAGTGTTGGTACCCAGGGGCCATGCCCATGCTCTACCCCGGCCTAGGGGCCTCTGCAACGGGCATGGCCAGCAAGAGGCCTGCCCAGCTCATGATGTCCCCACGGGGGGGCTCTCCTGCCCCTCTGCGATCCCAGACCCCTGTGGACTCCCCTGCCCTACTCCAGGCACTAAAGCAGGTACCTCTCCTTAACCTGGAAACCAAAGACTGA
- the LOC124471683 gene encoding class E basic helix-loop-helix protein 40-like isoform X2 — protein MERIPSAQPPPCLSKHQSAELSEMQGMDFPMYVYKPRRGMKRGEESKETYKLPHRLIEKKRRDRINECIAQLKDLLPEHLKLTTLGHLEKAVVLELTLKHVKALTSLLEQQQQKILALQSGMQIDQPPPSQEKNEEMFRSGFHLCAKEVLQYLANQEADSDLTPSRMINHLHKVAAEVLQGPVRPRTPLDPRAEEPAHHHHPAPKEKLAGAMAPKPSEGHGRNCVPVIQRAYAQAGSEQSGNDTDTDSGYGGELEKGDAGAARPSYYGQENELKRALGERRGAVKQEDNEPCHKRQRVESSEDESLSGGESSSSSSSSGHSSYMSMSPHQAAAPHPLCMPFYLIPPSAAAYLPMLEKCWYPGAMPMLYPGLGASATGMASKRPAQLMMSPRGGSPAPLRSQTPVDSPALLQALKQVPLLNLETKD, from the exons ATGGAACGGATTCCTAGTGCGCAACCTCCTCCTTGTTTGTCCAAACACCAGTCGGCAGAGCTGTCCGAAATGCAAGG GATGGATTTCCCAATGTATGTATATAAACCCAGACGAGGaatgaaaagaggagaggaaagcaag GAGACATACAAACTGCCTCACAGACTCATTGAGAAGAAAAGGCGTGACAGGATAAACGAGTGCATTGCTCAGCTGAAAGACTTATTGCCAGAACACCTGAAACTCACG ACTCTTGGCCATCTGGAGAAGGCTGTGGTTTTAGAGCTGACGCTGAAGCATGTGAAAGCCCTCACCTCGCTgctggagcagcagcagcagaagatCCTCGCTCTGCAGAGTGGCATGCAAATTG ACCAGCCACCCCCCAGCCAGGAGAAGAACGAGGAGATGTTCCGCTCTGGCTTCCACCTGTGTGCAAAGGAGGTTCTCCAGTACCTGGCCAATCAAGAGGCTGACAGTGATCTGACACCCAGCCGTATGATCAACCACCTGCACAAGGTTGCTGCTGAGGTCCTCCAGGGTCCAGTCCGCCCCAGGACCCCGCTCGACCCCAGAGCTGAGGAGcctgcccaccaccaccaccctgcccccaaGGAGAAGCTGGCAGGGGCAATGGCACCCAAGCCCAGTGAGGGTCATGGCAGAAATTGTGTGCCTGTCATTCAGCGCGCCTACGCGCAGGCAGGGAGTGAGCAGAGCGGgaatgacacagacacagacagtggcTATGGTGGTGAGCTGGAGAAAGGCGATGCCGGGGCAGCAAGACCCTCTTACTACGGGCAGGAGAATGAGTTAAAGAGGGCACTTGGCGAGAGGCGGGGGGCCGTAAAGCAGGAAGACAACGAGCCATGCCACAAACGCCAGCGCGTGGAGTCGTCTGAAGACGAGTCTCTGTCGGGCGGGgagtcttcatcctcctcttcctccagcggCCACAGCAGCTACATGAGCATGTCCCCCCACCAGGCCGCtgcaccccaccccctctgcaTGCCATTCTACCTCATCCCCCCCTCAGCCGCCGCCTACCTGCCCATGCTGGAGAAGTGTTGGTACCCAGGGGCCATGCCCATGCTCTACCCCGGCCTAGGGGCCTCTGCAACGGGCATGGCCAGCAAGAGGCCTGCCCAGCTCATGATGTCCCCACGGGGGGGCTCTCCTGCCCCTCTGCGATCCCAGACCCCTGTGGACTCCCCTGCCCTACTCCAGGCACTAAAGCAGGTACCTCTCCTTAACCTGGAAACCAAAGACTGA